Genomic DNA from Paenibacillus sp. MBLB1832:
TCCATGGATTCAAAAAATATGGGTGAGTGGATTGCAAATTTAAAGAAAATGGATCCGAAGGCGAATGTGGCTCATGTACCAACGTTGATTTCTCCAGCTACGGGTAAGAAATATGCGATTAAAGAAGCCGGCGTATTCGGCAACTACCTCATTAATAAGAAAGTTCCGGAAGCGAAATTGAAGCAAATTCTGGCCTTCTTCGATTACGGCGCTACGCCTGAAGGTATGGAGCTTGGCAATTATGGAGTCAAAGATGTTCATTTCAAAGTTGTTGATGGTGTGAAAACAAGAACGGATGAGTGGAAAAACATCGCTGCACAGCCGCTTACCAATATCTGGACGCTGGTAGATCCGTATTCCCGTATAGCGCCGACAGCTGATTATACATCGGAGCTGCGTGATCGTGATAAAAAAATCATCGACGAGCGTTTGCAGTATGGCGTATTTATCAATACAAGCGGTATTACATCCGATACGTATCTAAAAGTCGGGCCAGAATTAGGCAAGAAAGTACAGGATATGAGAATGAAGGTCATTCTGGGCAAAGAGACGATCGAAGCTTGGGATAAATTCGTTGATGCCATGAAGAAAGATCCGACGAATATCAAAATACAAGAAGAAAAATTAGCGAGCTATAAAGCGATTTATGGCGGAAAATAATTGATCAGGTGAATAAACAGTATAATGGCTTCTGATGAAGCCATTATGCTGGTTTTCATTTCATTTTAGGATTTAAATGTAAGCGCTTAGATTAGAAGTAAACGCTATAACTATCAATAAGGAGGGCATGCATGTTGAAAAGAACTAGTATATGGATGTTAATAATGGCGCTCATTCTAATGGCTACAATGGCGCCAATTTTACCAGCTTCTACGGTTTATGCAGCAGGAGGGACGATTTATGAAGCGGAAGCAGCAACAAAAGTAGATGCACCTATTCAGACAGTCGTAGGCGCTGTTTACTCGGGGGCTGGCTATGTAGATTTGGGAGCGAAGTCGAATTCGGCTAGTGTGACTTGGACAACAGTGCAAGCAGTCACATACGGAAATTACATTGTCAACATAGCATACAGTAATACGGATGCGACTCCTAAGCCGATTAGCTTAATCGTAAATGGTCAGAAGTACACCACATTCGCTGGTGACAAGACGGGGGACGGGCCGCTGCCTACTTGGAGTACCCTCACTGCTGTTGTGTTATTGAATCAAGGGAACAATACCATCAAGTTGGCTTCTGAAGGTGCTGACGGTCCACTGGTGGATGACTTTGAATTAACTCCTTTTGCGACCATTTTTGAAGCGGAAAATGGAGCTGGAGCCGCTCATTCTAATGTATCCATCGCGGCAAATGTGGCTACTGCGCCCGGTTTTTCAGGAACAGGGTATGCCAGCATAGCAGCTGGGATTACTGGTTATATGCTGTACAACAACGTAGTCCTGCCAGAGACTGGGAAATACACGCTGAAAGTGCGGTACAGCTTGGGCAACTCAGCACGGCCATATGCGGTAACCGTAAATGGTGTCCGGGTTCAGGACGCCAAAGGAGTGTCAACTGGTACTTGGGCCAACTGGACCTATGAGGAGCTGACGGGGTTAGATTTTCATGCGGGTGTGAATACGCTAAAGATCGAACGAATCGGTGTGAATGCTACCCCTGTTATTGATCGGTTTGAGCTCGTGAGCGAAAAACCGTTTGATGTTGGGGATCAAACGTTCCGCACGACGTCCTTCGAGTCTTCCGATGTGGACCCCGTCATTGCTAATACGGCGACAGATGGTGTATTGAATTCACCTGTAATCATTGGAAGTGCGCTGAAGAGCACATCTGCGAGCACAGTAAAGATTGTGAGCACTGCAGGAAACCGTTGGGCAGAAGTGACTGTACCGGCAGAAAAACCGGGCATCATTGGCTTTCCGTTCCACTCTAGCTGGCTTCCGCCGGTGCCGATGAAGAGTTATACGTTGGAATCCAGCTTTATGCTGAAGGATGAGAAGGCGAATTACATCTTTAAGCTGATTACCGCAGCCGGGATGGAAAGCCCGATCTTCGCCTTTGGCATGGATTACAACAAAATCTATGCCCGTTCCAACAACTCTGCGGCTGGGGCATTGGCAGCAAGAGCTGATTGGAGCGTTAATACCCTCTATAAAGTGAAACTTGTGTTCCACTTAGATACGAAAAGCTATGATATGTATCTGAATAATACGAAAATCGTGAACAGCGAACCGCTTCAAAATGATGCTTATCTGGGCGGTTTAAAGGGTTTCTTCCTTGAAGTTAAAGATGGAGCGCGGCAGGAAACCAAAATTCTCGTTGACGATGTCCAACTGTCGGGGTCGAATACCGCAGGAACGGCACCGATCACAAACCCGAGCCCAGGCTCAATTTTCGTCGAACAGCCTTATATTGGTCAGCCAGTCGTTTATTATGTAAGCCCATCAGGCCTCGACACAAATAACGGTCTGACGACAACAACCGCATTCAAAACGATTACTAAAGCAGTAAGCGTAACGAATCCAGGTGATACCGTCAACATCATGCCAGGAACCTACTCTCCTGGAAACGATGCGAACGATTTTGTTCTTATAAATCGCTCAGGAGCGAAAGACGTGAAGACCGGGGTAGAATCTTACATTACTTATAAAGCTTATGACCCTGCTAATAAACCGAAGCTGCTGCTTCCCCCTAACATAAAGGGTGTATGGGATATGATAGATGTAAGCGCAAATTACATTATCATCGATGGTCTTGAAATCGAGGGCAATAATTTAAACATAACATTGGCACAAGGAGAAGCCAATTATGCGAGTAAGGTAGCCGGCGGCACTGATTGGTCTACCTATGCCTTGACCAACACTAACGGGATGACCATGCACGGTCATCACATTATTACCCGAAACAACCATGTTCATCATTTGTCGGGTGGAGGAATTACAGGCAGCGGCGATTACATCACGATTGAGAACAATGATATTCACTCCAACAGTTGGTATACCTTCTATGCCACTAGCGGTATCAGTCTAATTAATGATGTAGATTTCGACAACAATACCACCGACTACAAAATTTTCGTTCGGAACAACCGCGTTTATGACAATGAAACCAAGGTGAAATGGGAACAAACCAAAGGATATTCCGATGGCAATGGCATCATCTTTGATGTAGATGATAAATACAAGGGCAAAAAGCTGGTAACGAACAACATTGTTTATGACAATGGCGGCGGCGGCATACACATCTATAAAAGCAATAATGTTCATGTTATCAACAACACGATCTATCATAATAGTAGGAGTCCATATTTAAAATATCCCAATATGGATGTGAATTCCGGTGATAATAATATCTTCTTAAATAATATCTCTATTGCCAGAGATGAAGCTGGAGAATATGCAAATGGAAGCGGTGGATGGAATAATCTTTTTGCAAACAATATATATGGCGGTTTAACCCGTTTCTTAGGAAAAAATGAGCGTGTAATAGATCCGAAGTTTGTATCTGTAACGGGAGTCGTTTATGATTTCCACTTGCTTCCAGATTCACCTGCTATTGATTATGGTACTCGCACACTTGCACCCCTTATTGATTATGATGGTCATTTGCGCCCGTATGCAGGTGCGGGATCACAGAATCGTGTAGATATTGGTGCCTACGAAACAGAGTATAATAACCCTGCCTACTTAGTGGACGATACCGTAACAATTACTGAGCCGACGCCAGAAGTGGCCAAAGCGGCAACAGCCGCCAAAGGTACACCAGTGATTGATGGGCAAACCGATGAT
This window encodes:
- a CDS encoding sugar-binding protein, encoding MLKRTSIWMLIMALILMATMAPILPASTVYAAGGTIYEAEAATKVDAPIQTVVGAVYSGAGYVDLGAKSNSASVTWTTVQAVTYGNYIVNIAYSNTDATPKPISLIVNGQKYTTFAGDKTGDGPLPTWSTLTAVVLLNQGNNTIKLASEGADGPLVDDFELTPFATIFEAENGAGAAHSNVSIAANVATAPGFSGTGYASIAAGITGYMLYNNVVLPETGKYTLKVRYSLGNSARPYAVTVNGVRVQDAKGVSTGTWANWTYEELTGLDFHAGVNTLKIERIGVNATPVIDRFELVSEKPFDVGDQTFRTTSFESSDVDPVIANTATDGVLNSPVIIGSALKSTSASTVKIVSTAGNRWAEVTVPAEKPGIIGFPFHSSWLPPVPMKSYTLESSFMLKDEKANYIFKLITAAGMESPIFAFGMDYNKIYARSNNSAAGALAARADWSVNTLYKVKLVFHLDTKSYDMYLNNTKIVNSEPLQNDAYLGGLKGFFLEVKDGARQETKILVDDVQLSGSNTAGTAPITNPSPGSIFVEQPYIGQPVVYYVSPSGLDTNNGLTTTTAFKTITKAVSVTNPGDTVNIMPGTYSPGNDANDFVLINRSGAKDVKTGVESYITYKAYDPANKPKLLLPPNIKGVWDMIDVSANYIIIDGLEIEGNNLNITLAQGEANYASKVAGGTDWSTYALTNTNGMTMHGHHIITRNNHVHHLSGGGITGSGDYITIENNDIHSNSWYTFYATSGISLINDVDFDNNTTDYKIFVRNNRVYDNETKVKWEQTKGYSDGNGIIFDVDDKYKGKKLVTNNIVYDNGGGGIHIYKSNNVHVINNTIYHNSRSPYLKYPNMDVNSGDNNIFLNNISIARDEAGEYANGSGGWNNLFANNIYGGLTRFLGKNERVIDPKFVSVTGVVYDFHLLPDSPAIDYGTRTLAPLIDYDGHLRPYAGAGSQNRVDIGAYETEYNNPAYLVDDTVTITEPTPEVAKAATAAKGTPVIDGQTDDLWSTTESFQALYVSDNTKPAPIATVRLLWDEHHLYVHAQVADTTLNASGGNLWEHDSMEFFVDENDAKTLSYQADDRHYRVNYLNLKSGGTNVTPDIFTSATSVVPGGYIIEAALPLTSITASVGTVIGFDAGASDDSNYDGIRDNATMWSNRRINSYASTQLFGNVTLVAPVTLTGITPVAVSTMVGTAPTLPSVVTAVYSNSSTSTVNVNWDAISPSRYATVGSFTVNGTVAGTDMKAVASVTVTAVPNVLPTVSLTGPVSESIRTAPANVELMATAVDSDGAINRVEFYDGSSLLGNGIAGAGNSYSLNWMNIPAGTHSIKAIAYDDMGGVGMSSTVTLIVNAAPTNAPLVETLTGPSSALAGSSFTTKYGMTHTVQSTVYAQDTIIYYDSNALQFVDAVSLKSGYNLVGKSTSTPGQLRLLATSTNSGVSTSGDLLDITWQAKQVNQTVTLSTYSIVLNNQNERLSTTAASLPVTVTNIPEDISGPLNGTKDGLVNLYDLLFVALNYGKSNASSDWPQASRGDVNQDGIIDIRDLLTIARKILQ